In Oscillatoria sp. FACHB-1407, the sequence TGGTGGCTACGGCTATAAAAGAAGACTTTCAGCAAACTAAAAAGCCAGAGTTTTCAAAACTCCGGCTTCTACTTCTACAACGTTGTTCTCTTACAGAATCGCTTAAGCAGCTTGCTCGACTTCGGCGCGTTTTTGCAGCAGTTGCAGAATTGAGGCTTTCTCGACTAGTCCAACCAGAACGTTATTCTCCTTGAGAACAGCTAACACGGGGGTTGTTTGATCGTCTAGCAAATTGATTACATCCAACAAAGGTTGATCCGATGGGACAGTGGATAGTTGCTCAATGGGGTGGGTCAGCGATCGCACCTGAATATCCCACCAGTCATTTGTCGGAATGGTCTTCAAGTCCTCAACTCGGATCTCACCGACCAATTGCCCTTCTTCATTAGTCACCAGAAACTTTTGCCATTGGCGATCGCTCCCGATGATGTGATTGTTGACAAACTCCCGCAGAGAGCTATCAGCCGCAATGATGGGGCTATCGGGATAAACTGCATCTGCTGCTGTTAGACCGCTCAACTGCTCCTGAATCGTTGCGGTTTGGGCAGAACGTCCGGCATTTTGTAGTAAGAATAAACCAATCAAAATAGTCCAGAAGCTACCAATATTGGTAAAGCCCAAAACCGACGCCAGACCTACACCAATTCCTAACCAGCCAAACACCTGACCCACCGCACTTGCGAAGGCGACCCCTTTGTAAGGTTTGCCTGTGATCTTCCAGACGATCGACTTCAGCACATTGCCCCCATCCAGTGGCAACCCTGGAATCAGGTTAAACAGCCCCAATGCCAGGTTGATGTAAGCCAGAGTACCGAGAATATAGGCGATCGCACCGGAAATCGGAGTGAAGTAAATAATCGCGTTAAATAGCCCAAAGAAGAAGAAGCTAACCAGTGGACCTGCGATCGCCACCTGAAACGCTTGTCCTGGGGTTTTGGATTCCTCACCCAGGCTCGCCAGTCCACCAAAAATAAACAGGGTAATCGAGTTGACCGGAATGCCCTGACGCAGGGCAACCAGGCTATGACCCAACTCATGCGCCAGCACAGAGGCAAACAACAGCAACGCCGTTGCCAAACCCAACACCCAGGCGATCGCCCCCAACTGTGGAAACTCCAGAGGGCCAAGCTGCCAGGTGACGAGTGCCAACACGAGAAACCACGAGGGGTTAATAAAGAAGGGGATGCCAAACAAGTTGCCGACACGTAAGTTGCCGTCCATGCCATTACCTCAAACGCGGCGTGAGTATTTTCGTCTCTATCAGACTATATCCCTGATCGTAACGGAGTATCACAAGTGCCTTTATCCCCCTAGTGGATGTGAATACCGCCCTACTCAGGTCGGGATTTCCCCTTACTCTAAAGTGATAGAGACACTGATGCATGAGAGTATCTTACCGGGAATAGCAATGCAAGTAAGTCAGGTTTCGCTGACGGAATCAGGATCAGGAAACCGTTGATTCATAGAAAATTTCATGGGGCGTTGCTGAGCTTGGGGATGAATGAGCCGCGAGCAGGATGCTCGCACTGGTTTAAGCGATTCACCTGAAAGGAGTGTGAGCATCTCGCTCACGTCTGTGTCAAAGTCCAATCGAATACAAATGCAGTTCAATACAAATGCCGTGATGAGTGCGAATACTGCGGATATACCGTGTTCACAAACAATTTGTAAACACTGTATAACTGTGATGGCAATGTTTAATGGTTGAACCAGGGTGGACTGACGGATGCGATCGCCCACAGATTCTCTCCACTATCAGGTCATTTCGCCCCATCCGCTGTTAGCCCCTTACATTGCCTGCTATTGGATCTTACGAACGACGGTAGAACATCCAGCCCGTCATGAACTGATCCTGCCAGACGGCTATGCGGAACTGATCTTGAACTATGGCAGGGCTTATTCCTGGTATGACCAACAGCGAGGAGCCAACCAGGAGATACAAACGGTTCATCTGATTGGTGAACGAGATGCGTCCATTCTGGTGGAACTGGGTGGAGGCATTGATCAAGTTGGCGTGAAGTTTAAGCCTCTGGGATTGTTCTCATTGGTGCGGCAACCGTTGGATGAGTTCGCTAATCAAATCGCCAGTCCTCATGAGCTCAGTGATTCCTCCATTCAGGAGCTATACGAACAAGTTTTTGCTACTACACCCGACTCAGGAAAAATTGAACGGCTGAATGCCTTTTTTATCCAACGACTGTTAGTTGTCGATCAGTTAGAACCCTTTATTGGTAAGGCATTACAGGTGATCTTGCGGTATCAGGGAAACATTCGCATTGAAGATTTGAAGGATCTACTGGACGTTCACTACAAAACATTGGAACGGAAGTTTAAGACCTACGTGGGGATTAGCCCTAAAACCTTTGCTCGTATTGTCCGC encodes:
- a CDS encoding site-2 protease family protein, producing MDGNLRVGNLFGIPFFINPSWFLVLALVTWQLGPLEFPQLGAIAWVLGLATALLLFASVLAHELGHSLVALRQGIPVNSITLFIFGGLASLGEESKTPGQAFQVAIAGPLVSFFFFGLFNAIIYFTPISGAIAYILGTLAYINLALGLFNLIPGLPLDGGNVLKSIVWKITGKPYKGVAFASAVGQVFGWLGIGVGLASVLGFTNIGSFWTILIGLFLLQNAGRSAQTATIQEQLSGLTAADAVYPDSPIIAADSSLREFVNNHIIGSDRQWQKFLVTNEEGQLVGEIRVEDLKTIPTNDWWDIQVRSLTHPIEQLSTVPSDQPLLDVINLLDDQTTPVLAVLKENNVLVGLVEKASILQLLQKRAEVEQAA
- a CDS encoding AraC family transcriptional regulator; its protein translation is MRSPTDSLHYQVISPHPLLAPYIACYWILRTTVEHPARHELILPDGYAELILNYGRAYSWYDQQRGANQEIQTVHLIGERDASILVELGGGIDQVGVKFKPLGLFSLVRQPLDEFANQIASPHELSDSSIQELYEQVFATTPDSGKIERLNAFFIQRLLVVDQLEPFIGKALQVILRYQGNIRIEDLKDLLDVHYKTLERKFKTYVGISPKTFARIVRFKNTYKQFHRMAQRDPYFFLDLGYYDQNHFIKDFKYFLHTTPSAYLRKQRSLSDEIVRRGLVERSLNS